In Streptomyces chartreusis, the following proteins share a genomic window:
- a CDS encoding mycoredoxin yields MQGTVTMYSTTWCGYCQRLKKQLDREGIAYTEINIEQDPESASFVEKANGGNQTVPTVLFADGSTMTNPSLAQVKQKISA; encoded by the coding sequence ATGCAGGGCACTGTGACGATGTACAGCACCACCTGGTGCGGCTACTGCCAGCGGCTGAAGAAGCAGCTGGACCGCGAGGGCATCGCGTACACGGAGATCAACATCGAGCAGGACCCCGAGTCCGCGTCTTTCGTCGAGAAGGCGAATGGCGGAAACCAGACGGTCCCGACCGTGCTTTTCGCGGACGGTTCGACGATGACGAACCCGTCGCTGGCTCAGGTCAAGCAGAAGATCAGCGCCTGA
- a CDS encoding ATP-dependent DNA helicase UvrD2 encodes MPACGQPAQPSPATWQHGHVTAATHSTLFPQAPDTADAVLDGLDPEQREVATALHGPVCVLAGAGTGKTRAITHRIAYGVRAGILQPSSVLAVTFTNRAAGEMRGRLRQLGAAGVQARTFHSAALRQLQYFWPKAIGGSMPRLVDRKIQLVADAAAACRIRLDRNELRDVTAEIEWSKVTQTVPADYAPAAAKAGREAPRDPAEIAQIYNVYEDLKRDRSVMDFEDVLLLTVAILQDRHDIADQVRSQYQHFVVDEYQDVSPLQQRLLELWLGERDNLCVVGDASQTIYSFTGATPDHLLDFRTRHPGATVVKLVRDYRSTPQVVHLANGLLAQASGRAADHRLELISQRDAGPEPVYTEYTDEPAEAEGAARRIRELMASGVPASEIAILFRTNSQSESYEQALADAGVPYQLRGAERFFDRPEVRKAGIALRGAARFGGNDTLLDDAVDLPSQVRAVLSGEGWTTQPPAGSGAVRERWESLAALVNLAQDFAAAKTGATLADLVAELDERANAQHAPTVQGVTLASLHSAKGLEWDVVFLVGVAEGMMPITYAKTDEQVEEERRLLYVGVTRARRHLHVSWSLTRAPGGRPNRRPSRFLDGLRPGSTATVGRAAARGSGGVERGFTSRPDAAPRRTQRSPARCRVCGRTLTDAGEMKLMRCEDCPSDMDEGLYERLREWRGVQARLSGQPDFCVFTDKTLMAIAETEPTTPDELSRIPGVLKRKLDRYGDDVLTICAGQELEQGPDGE; translated from the coding sequence ATGCCTGCCTGTGGACAACCGGCACAGCCGTCTCCGGCGACCTGGCAGCATGGCCATGTGACAGCAGCAACGCACTCCACCCTCTTCCCGCAGGCACCGGACACGGCCGACGCGGTGCTCGACGGGCTCGACCCCGAGCAGCGCGAGGTCGCCACCGCCCTGCACGGACCGGTGTGCGTACTCGCGGGCGCCGGAACCGGCAAGACAAGGGCGATCACCCACCGCATCGCCTACGGGGTCCGCGCCGGCATCCTCCAGCCCTCCAGCGTGCTCGCCGTCACCTTCACCAACCGCGCCGCCGGAGAGATGCGCGGCCGGCTCCGCCAGCTCGGCGCCGCCGGGGTCCAGGCCCGTACGTTCCACTCGGCCGCCCTGCGCCAGCTCCAGTACTTCTGGCCGAAAGCGATCGGTGGCTCCATGCCCCGACTCGTCGACCGCAAGATCCAGCTCGTCGCCGACGCGGCCGCCGCCTGCCGCATCCGCCTCGACCGGAACGAGCTGCGCGACGTCACCGCTGAGATCGAGTGGTCCAAGGTCACCCAGACCGTCCCCGCCGACTACGCCCCCGCCGCCGCCAAAGCGGGCCGCGAAGCCCCCCGCGACCCGGCCGAGATCGCCCAGATCTACAACGTCTACGAGGACCTCAAGCGCGACCGCTCCGTCATGGACTTCGAGGACGTCCTCCTCCTCACCGTCGCCATCCTCCAGGACCGGCACGACATCGCCGACCAGGTCCGCTCCCAGTACCAGCACTTCGTCGTCGACGAGTACCAGGACGTCAGCCCCCTCCAGCAACGCCTGCTGGAGCTGTGGCTGGGCGAGCGGGACAACCTCTGCGTGGTCGGCGACGCCAGCCAGACGATCTACTCGTTCACAGGCGCAACCCCTGACCACCTGCTCGACTTCCGCACCCGCCACCCCGGCGCCACCGTCGTCAAACTCGTCCGCGACTACCGCTCCACCCCCCAGGTCGTCCACCTCGCCAACGGCCTGCTCGCCCAGGCCAGCGGACGCGCCGCCGACCACCGCCTGGAACTGATCTCCCAGCGCGACGCCGGCCCCGAACCCGTCTACACCGAGTACACGGACGAACCCGCCGAGGCCGAAGGCGCCGCCCGCCGCATCCGGGAACTCATGGCCTCCGGGGTCCCGGCCAGCGAGATCGCCATCCTGTTCCGCACGAACTCCCAGTCCGAGTCCTACGAGCAGGCCCTCGCCGACGCGGGCGTCCCCTACCAGCTGCGCGGCGCCGAGCGCTTCTTCGACCGCCCCGAAGTGCGCAAGGCCGGCATCGCCCTGCGCGGCGCGGCCCGCTTCGGCGGCAACGACACCCTCCTCGACGACGCCGTCGACCTGCCCTCCCAGGTGCGTGCCGTCCTCTCGGGGGAGGGCTGGACGACCCAGCCGCCGGCCGGCTCCGGCGCCGTCAGGGAGCGCTGGGAGTCACTGGCGGCCCTGGTGAACCTCGCCCAGGACTTCGCCGCCGCCAAAACCGGCGCCACCCTCGCCGACCTCGTCGCGGAACTCGACGAACGCGCCAACGCCCAGCACGCCCCGACCGTCCAGGGCGTCACCCTCGCCTCCCTGCACTCGGCCAAGGGTCTGGAGTGGGACGTCGTCTTCCTGGTCGGCGTCGCCGAGGGCATGATGCCGATCACCTACGCAAAGACCGACGAGCAGGTCGAGGAGGAACGCCGCCTCCTCTACGTCGGCGTCACCCGCGCCCGCCGTCACCTCCACGTGTCTTGGTCACTCACCCGCGCACCCGGCGGCCGCCCCAATCGCCGGCCCAGCCGCTTCCTCGACGGACTGCGGCCCGGCTCGACCGCCACCGTGGGACGCGCTGCCGCCCGCGGCTCCGGCGGCGTCGAGCGCGGATTCACCAGCAGACCGGACGCCGCCCCCAGAAGGACACAGCGCAGCCCCGCCCGCTGCCGCGTCTGCGGGCGCACGCTCACCGACGCCGGCGAGATGAAGCTGATGCGCTGCGAGGACTGCCCGTCCGACATGGACGAGGGCCTCTACGAACGCCTCCGCGAATGGCGGGGCGTCCAGGCACGGCTCAGCGGACAGCCCGACTTCTGCGTCTTCACGGACAAGACCCTGATGGCCATCGCCGAGACGGAGCCGACGACTCCGGATGAGCTGTCCCGCATCCCAGGCGTCCTCAAGCGCAAGCTCGACCGCTACGGAGACGATGTGCTGACCATCTGCGCAGGCCAGGAGCTTGAGCAGGGTCCGGACGGGGAATGA
- a CDS encoding WhiB family transcriptional regulator has product MQLEAHAPSVPPSEAIPKPGPTEDTTLTPLTALTALDDAIENLGVPVPCRSYDPEVFFAESPADVEYAKSLCRTCPLIEACLAGAKERREPWGVWGGELFVQGVVVARKRPRGRPRKNPVTA; this is encoded by the coding sequence GTGCAACTCGAAGCGCACGCCCCGTCAGTACCGCCCTCAGAAGCGATCCCCAAGCCCGGCCCCACGGAGGACACGACCTTGACCCCGCTCACTGCGCTCACCGCGCTCGACGACGCCATCGAGAACCTCGGCGTACCCGTCCCCTGCCGTTCCTACGACCCGGAGGTCTTCTTCGCCGAGTCGCCGGCGGACGTCGAGTACGCCAAGTCCCTCTGCCGCACCTGCCCGCTGATCGAGGCCTGCCTCGCCGGCGCCAAGGAGCGGCGTGAGCCCTGGGGCGTCTGGGGTGGCGAGCTGTTCGTCCAGGGTGTTGTCGTCGCCCGGAAGCGGCCGCGTGGTCGCCCGCGCAAGAACCCGGTCACGGCATGA
- a CDS encoding dipeptidase: MSQTPDSAVRTYIEQHRAAFLDDLAEWLRIPSVSAQPDHAPDVRRSADWLAAKLKETGFPTTEVWPTPGAPAVFAEWPSHDPEAPTVLVYGHHDVQPAAREDGWDSEPFEPVVREGRLYARGAADDKGQVFFHTLGVRTHLATTGRSTPAVNLKLLIEGEEESGSPHFRALVEEHAERLAADAVIVSDTGMWAEDTPTVCTGMRGLAECEIRLYGPDQDIHSGSFGGAVPNPATAAARLVAALHDEHARVAVPGFYDGVVELTDRERELFAELPFDEARWLRTAKSHATHGEAGLTTLERIWARPTAEVNGIGGGYQGPGSKTIIPSSAMVKISFRLVAGQDPEHIEKAVRAWATDQVPAGVRSEITFTGATRPCLTPLDHPALQSVVRAMGRAFEGPVRFTREGGSGPAADLQDVLAAPVLFLGISVPSDGWHAPNEKVELDLLLKGVETTAYLWGDLAANWRHEP; encoded by the coding sequence ATGAGCCAGACCCCGGACAGCGCCGTCCGCACGTACATCGAGCAGCACCGTGCCGCCTTCCTCGACGACCTCGCCGAATGGCTGCGCATCCCCTCCGTGTCGGCCCAGCCCGACCACGCGCCCGACGTACGCCGCAGCGCCGACTGGCTCGCCGCCAAGCTCAAGGAGACCGGCTTCCCGACCACCGAGGTCTGGCCCACACCGGGAGCCCCCGCCGTCTTCGCCGAGTGGCCCTCCCACGACCCCGAAGCGCCCACGGTCCTGGTCTACGGCCACCACGACGTGCAGCCCGCCGCCCGCGAGGACGGCTGGGACAGCGAGCCCTTCGAGCCCGTCGTCCGCGAAGGACGCCTCTACGCGCGCGGGGCAGCCGACGACAAGGGCCAGGTGTTCTTCCACACACTCGGCGTCCGCACCCACCTCGCCACCACCGGCCGCAGCACCCCCGCCGTCAACCTCAAGCTGCTCATCGAGGGTGAGGAGGAGTCCGGCTCCCCGCACTTCCGCGCCCTCGTCGAAGAGCACGCCGAGCGGCTCGCGGCCGACGCCGTGATCGTGTCCGACACCGGCATGTGGGCCGAGGACACCCCCACGGTGTGCACCGGCATGCGCGGCCTCGCCGAGTGCGAGATCCGACTCTACGGCCCCGACCAGGACATCCACTCGGGCTCCTTCGGCGGCGCCGTCCCCAACCCGGCGACCGCCGCCGCCCGCCTGGTCGCCGCCCTGCACGACGAGCACGCACGCGTGGCGGTCCCCGGCTTCTACGACGGCGTCGTCGAGCTGACCGACCGCGAGCGCGAACTCTTCGCCGAGCTGCCCTTCGACGAGGCGCGCTGGCTGCGCACGGCCAAGTCCCACGCCACCCACGGCGAAGCGGGCCTCACGACCCTGGAGCGCATCTGGGCCCGCCCGACCGCCGAGGTCAACGGCATCGGCGGCGGCTACCAGGGCCCCGGCAGCAAGACGATCATCCCGTCCTCCGCGATGGTGAAGATCTCCTTCCGGCTGGTCGCCGGACAGGACCCCGAGCACATCGAGAAGGCCGTCCGAGCCTGGGCCACCGACCAGGTGCCCGCCGGCGTCCGCAGCGAGATCACGTTCACCGGCGCCACCCGCCCGTGCCTGACGCCGCTGGACCACCCGGCCCTGCAGTCCGTCGTACGCGCCATGGGGCGCGCCTTCGAAGGCCCCGTCCGCTTCACCCGCGAAGGCGGCTCGGGACCGGCCGCCGACCTCCAGGACGTCCTCGCGGCACCCGTGCTCTTCCTCGGCATCTCCGTCCCCTCCGACGGCTGGCACGCCCCGAACGAGAAGGTCGAGCTGGACCTGCTCCTCAAGGGCGTCGAGACCACCGCCTACCTGTGGGGCGACCTCGCGGCCAACTGGCGCCATGAGCCCTGA
- a CDS encoding ABC1 kinase family protein, giving the protein MSDLPRKAVTRTAKLAALPLGFAGRATWGLGKRIVGESAELVGRELQQRTAEQMFKVLGELKGGAMKFGQALSVFESALPEEIAGPYRAALTKLQEAAPPMPTRTVHSVLAERLGEDWQDLFEEFEDKPAAAASIGQVHRGVWHDGREVAVKVQYPGAGEALLSDLNQLSRFARLLGPLIPGMDIKPLIAELKDRVSEELDYALEAQAQQAHADEFADDPDVVVPAVVHQCEQVLITEWIDGIPLSEVISDGTEEQRNRAGQLLARFLFSGPARTGLLHADPHPGNFRLLPGAPDGEGEWRLGVLDFGTVDRLPGGLPTPIGDSLRMTLDGDADAVYELLCEEGFVKESIDLEPDAVLDYLLPIIEPAQVDEFTFTRGWMRSQAGRVADPRSPAYQLGKQLNLPPAYLLIHRVTLSTIGVLCQLGATVRLREELEEWLPGFVLEEPITEEGSAAEA; this is encoded by the coding sequence ATGTCTGATCTTCCCCGCAAGGCGGTCACCCGCACCGCCAAGCTCGCCGCGCTCCCGCTCGGCTTCGCCGGACGGGCCACCTGGGGACTCGGCAAGCGGATCGTCGGCGAATCCGCAGAGCTCGTCGGCCGCGAGCTGCAGCAGCGCACCGCGGAGCAGATGTTCAAGGTGCTCGGCGAGCTCAAGGGCGGCGCCATGAAGTTCGGGCAGGCCCTGTCCGTCTTCGAGTCGGCGCTGCCCGAGGAGATCGCCGGCCCATATCGCGCGGCGCTCACCAAGCTCCAGGAGGCAGCGCCTCCGATGCCGACGCGAACCGTGCACTCGGTGCTGGCGGAGCGGCTCGGCGAGGACTGGCAGGACCTGTTCGAGGAATTCGAGGACAAGCCGGCCGCGGCCGCCTCGATCGGCCAGGTGCATCGCGGGGTGTGGCACGACGGCCGCGAGGTGGCGGTCAAGGTGCAGTACCCGGGAGCCGGCGAGGCCCTGCTCTCCGACCTGAACCAGTTGAGCCGCTTCGCCCGGCTCCTGGGCCCGCTGATCCCCGGCATGGACATCAAGCCACTGATCGCCGAGCTGAAGGACCGGGTCTCGGAAGAACTGGACTACGCCTTGGAGGCACAGGCCCAGCAGGCCCACGCGGACGAGTTCGCCGACGATCCGGACGTCGTCGTCCCCGCGGTGGTCCATCAGTGCGAGCAGGTACTGATCACCGAGTGGATCGACGGCATCCCGCTCTCGGAGGTGATCTCCGACGGCACAGAGGAGCAGCGCAACCGCGCCGGCCAGCTCCTGGCCCGCTTCCTCTTCTCCGGCCCGGCCCGCACCGGCCTGCTGCACGCCGACCCGCACCCCGGGAACTTCCGCCTCCTGCCGGGCGCCCCGGACGGCGAGGGCGAGTGGCGGCTGGGTGTCCTGGACTTCGGCACGGTCGACCGTCTCCCGGGCGGCCTGCCGACACCCATCGGTGACTCCCTGCGTATGACGCTGGACGGCGACGCGGACGCGGTCTACGAGCTTCTCTGCGAGGAGGGCTTCGTCAAGGAGTCCATCGACCTGGAACCGGACGCCGTCCTGGACTACCTGCTGCCGATCATCGAACCGGCCCAGGTCGACGAGTTCACGTTCACCCGCGGCTGGATGCGCAGCCAGGCCGGACGCGTGGCCGACCCCCGCTCCCCCGCCTACCAACTGGGCAAACAGCTCAACCTCCCGCCGGCGTACCTCCTCATCCACCGGGTGACCCTGAGCACGATCGGCGTCCTGTGCCAGCTGGGCGCGACGGTACGACTCCGCGAGGAACTGGAGGAATGGCTACCGGGCTTCGTCCTGGAGGAGCCGATCACCGAGGAGGGTTCGGCGGCGGAGGCGTGA
- the nudC gene encoding NAD(+) diphosphatase — protein sequence MTTWTDHTADRPISLTAPSGVDRAAHHRLDEAWLAAAWSHPTTRCFVVSGGQVLIDETPDGRTELVMTPSFEAPLTEAHRYFLGIDEDGVSYFALQKDALPGRIDQSARAAGLREAGLLLSPRDTGLMVHAVGLENWQRTHRFCSRCGERTVIAAAGHIRRCPACGAEHYPRTDPAVIMAVTDEDDRILLGRQVHWPEGRFSTLAGFVEPGESIEQTVRREVFEEAGITVGQVEYVASQPWPFPSSLMLGFMARATSTDVEVDGEEIHEARWFSREELRVAFEAGEVLPPYGISIAARLIELWYGKPLPTRSFV from the coding sequence GTGACCACCTGGACCGACCACACCGCCGATCGACCCATCTCGCTCACCGCCCCGAGCGGCGTCGACCGAGCCGCCCACCACCGGCTCGACGAGGCCTGGCTCGCGGCAGCGTGGAGCCACCCCACAACCCGCTGCTTCGTGGTCTCCGGCGGCCAGGTCCTCATCGACGAGACGCCGGACGGGCGCACCGAACTCGTCATGACCCCCTCCTTCGAGGCCCCCCTCACCGAGGCGCACCGCTACTTCCTCGGCATCGACGAGGACGGCGTCAGCTATTTCGCCCTCCAGAAGGACGCCCTGCCCGGCCGCATCGACCAGTCGGCGCGCGCGGCCGGCCTGCGCGAGGCGGGCCTGCTGCTGTCACCGCGCGACACGGGCCTGATGGTGCACGCCGTCGGCCTGGAGAACTGGCAACGCACCCACCGCTTCTGCTCCCGCTGCGGAGAGCGCACCGTGATCGCCGCGGCCGGCCACATCCGCCGCTGCCCCGCCTGCGGCGCCGAGCACTACCCCCGCACCGACCCCGCCGTGATCATGGCCGTCACCGACGAGGACGACCGCATCCTCCTCGGCCGCCAGGTTCACTGGCCCGAGGGCCGCTTCTCCACGCTCGCCGGCTTCGTCGAACCGGGCGAGTCCATCGAGCAGACCGTGCGGCGCGAGGTCTTCGAAGAGGCCGGCATCACCGTCGGCCAGGTCGAGTACGTCGCCAGCCAGCCCTGGCCCTTCCCGTCCAGCCTCATGCTCGGCTTCATGGCCCGCGCCACCTCCACCGACGTCGAGGTCGACGGCGAGGAGATCCACGAGGCCCGCTGGTTCTCCCGCGAGGAACTGCGCGTCGCCTTCGAGGCCGGCGAGGTCCTGCCGCCCTACGGCATCTCCATCGCGGCCCGACTGATCGAGCTCTGGTACGGCAAGCCACTGCCGACGAGGAGCTTCGTCTGA
- a CDS encoding ATP-dependent DNA helicase — protein MSARITDPDQLKELLGIPFTPEQTACITAPPAPQVIVAGAGSGKTTVMAARVVWLVGTGQVAPEQVLGLTFTNKAAGELAERVRKALVKAGVTDPDVIDPDNPPGEPVISTYHAFAGRLLTDHGLRIGLEPTSRLLADATRYQLAARVLREAPGPYPALTRSFADLVSDLLNLDAELAEHLVRPEKLRAHDAGLLLTLQSAKLTNADLRKVPEVAAARRELADLVVRYRAAKRERDLLDFGDQIALSAQLSATPEVGRVLRDEFRVVLLDEYQDTSVAQRVLLAGLFGDGTGHPVTAVGDPCQAIYGWRGASVANLDDFPEHFAHADGHLAARQALSENRRSGGRLLDLANGLAEPLRAMHAGVEALRPAPGAERDGIVRCALLPTHAEEIDWIADSVAHLVNTGKAPGEIAVLCRTATDFAEIQGALVARDVPVEVVGLSGLLHLPEIADLVAVCEVLQDPGANASLVRLLSGPRWRIGPRDLALLGRRARTLVSHARVDGDDPDRRLAEAVEGVDPAEVISLADALDTFLETPLDGDGDDDGLPFSPDARVRFARLATELRDLRRSLSDPLMDVLHRVLAVTGLEVELSASPHALAARRRETLSNFLDIAASFAAGDNEASLLAFLGFLRTAAQYEKGLDNALPGGENTVKVLTAHKSKGLEWDVVAVPGLVTGTFPSTQGREKWTAQAKVLPHELRGDTDTLPDVASWDSRGLKAFQEAMKDHQHTEELRLGYVTFTRPRSLLLGSGHWWGPTQKKPRGPSDFLQALYDHCVAGHGEIEAWADEPAEDEENPALHRESADQLWPLPLDTAALTRRRAAAETVLAHLENLASHEDDHPAATHDPDAYDDPDWPPPPDDDEAFADDPQFADDPQDEDPEDWDSWTTDRPTPAIPHQAQPPEPAAGRPQPAQPAPLTPEEARTLASWDRDLDALTGELLRARTSVTDVPVPASLTASQLLRLAADPDGFAQELARPMPRPPQPAARRGTRFHAWVEARFEELTLPMLEPDDLPGTEAEIADERDLEALKDAFERTEYAHRTPYRVEAPFQLAIAGRVVRGRIDAVYRTGEGEEATYEIVDWKTNRTRTADPLQLALYRLAWAEQQGVPLESVDAAFLYVRTGEVVRPDDLPGREALERLLGEEPVAEVKCEEPPNQDVGAGR, from the coding sequence GTGTCCGCCCGTATCACCGATCCCGATCAGCTCAAAGAGCTCCTCGGCATCCCGTTCACCCCGGAGCAGACGGCCTGCATCACCGCGCCGCCCGCCCCGCAGGTGATCGTGGCCGGAGCCGGGTCGGGCAAGACGACGGTGATGGCGGCCCGCGTGGTGTGGCTGGTCGGCACCGGCCAGGTCGCCCCCGAGCAGGTCCTCGGCCTGACCTTCACCAACAAGGCCGCCGGTGAACTCGCCGAGCGCGTCCGCAAGGCACTCGTCAAGGCAGGCGTCACCGACCCGGACGTCATCGACCCCGACAATCCGCCCGGCGAGCCGGTGATCTCCACCTACCACGCCTTCGCCGGCCGCCTGCTGACCGACCACGGCCTGCGCATCGGCCTCGAACCGACCTCCCGGCTGCTCGCCGACGCCACCCGCTACCAGCTCGCCGCGCGCGTGCTGCGCGAAGCCCCGGGCCCCTACCCGGCCCTCACCCGCTCCTTCGCCGACCTCGTCAGCGACCTCCTCAACCTCGACGCCGAACTCGCCGAGCACCTCGTACGCCCCGAGAAGCTGCGCGCGCACGACGCCGGACTGCTGCTCACCCTCCAGTCCGCCAAGCTCACCAACGCCGACCTGCGCAAGGTCCCCGAAGTCGCCGCGGCACGCCGCGAACTCGCCGACCTCGTGGTCCGCTACCGCGCCGCCAAACGCGAACGCGACCTGCTCGACTTCGGCGACCAGATCGCCCTGTCGGCACAGCTCTCCGCCACCCCCGAAGTGGGCCGCGTCCTGCGCGACGAGTTCCGCGTGGTCCTCCTGGACGAGTACCAGGACACCTCCGTCGCCCAACGCGTCCTCCTGGCGGGCCTGTTCGGCGACGGCACCGGCCACCCCGTGACGGCCGTCGGCGACCCCTGCCAGGCGATCTACGGCTGGCGCGGCGCCTCCGTCGCCAACCTCGACGACTTCCCCGAGCACTTCGCCCACGCCGACGGCCACCTCGCCGCCCGCCAGGCCCTCAGCGAGAACCGCCGCAGCGGCGGCCGCCTCCTCGACCTCGCCAACGGCCTCGCGGAGCCCCTGCGCGCCATGCACGCGGGCGTGGAGGCCCTGCGCCCGGCACCCGGCGCCGAACGCGACGGCATCGTCCGCTGCGCCCTCCTGCCCACCCACGCCGAGGAGATCGACTGGATCGCCGACTCCGTCGCCCACCTCGTGAACACCGGCAAGGCACCCGGCGAGATCGCCGTCCTGTGCCGTACGGCGACCGACTTCGCCGAGATCCAGGGCGCGCTCGTCGCCCGCGACGTCCCCGTCGAGGTGGTCGGCCTGTCCGGGCTGCTCCACCTGCCCGAGATCGCCGACCTGGTCGCCGTCTGCGAGGTCCTCCAGGACCCGGGCGCCAACGCCTCCCTGGTCCGCCTGCTCAGCGGCCCCCGCTGGCGCATCGGCCCCCGCGACCTCGCGCTGCTGGGGCGCCGGGCGCGCACGCTGGTGTCGCACGCGCGCGTGGACGGCGACGACCCCGACCGCCGGCTCGCCGAGGCCGTCGAGGGGGTCGACCCCGCCGAGGTCATCTCGCTCGCGGACGCCCTCGACACGTTCCTGGAGACGCCGCTCGACGGCGACGGGGACGACGACGGGCTGCCCTTCTCACCGGACGCGCGCGTGCGGTTCGCCCGCCTCGCCACCGAACTGCGCGACCTGCGCCGCTCCCTGTCCGACCCGCTCATGGACGTCCTGCACCGCGTCCTCGCCGTCACCGGCCTGGAGGTCGAGCTGTCGGCCTCCCCGCACGCGCTGGCCGCCCGCCGCCGCGAGACCCTGTCCAACTTCCTCGACATCGCCGCCTCCTTCGCGGCCGGCGACAACGAGGCGAGCCTGCTCGCCTTCCTCGGCTTCCTGCGCACCGCCGCCCAGTACGAGAAGGGCCTCGACAACGCCCTCCCCGGCGGCGAGAACACCGTCAAGGTGCTCACCGCGCACAAGTCCAAGGGCCTGGAATGGGACGTCGTCGCCGTCCCGGGCCTGGTCACCGGCACCTTCCCCAGCACCCAGGGCCGCGAGAAGTGGACCGCACAGGCCAAGGTGCTCCCGCACGAACTGCGCGGCGACACCGACACCCTCCCCGATGTCGCCTCCTGGGACTCCCGCGGCCTGAAGGCCTTCCAGGAGGCCATGAAGGACCACCAGCACACCGAGGAACTCCGCCTCGGCTACGTCACCTTCACCCGCCCCCGCTCGCTGCTCCTCGGCTCCGGCCACTGGTGGGGCCCCACCCAGAAGAAGCCCCGCGGCCCCTCCGACTTCCTGCAAGCCCTGTACGACCACTGCGTCGCGGGCCACGGCGAGATCGAGGCGTGGGCGGACGAACCTGCCGAGGACGAGGAGAACCCGGCCCTGCACCGGGAGAGCGCCGACCAGCTGTGGCCCCTGCCCCTCGACACGGCCGCCCTGACCCGCCGCCGCGCGGCCGCCGAGACGGTCCTGGCCCACCTGGAGAACCTGGCGTCCCACGAGGACGACCACCCCGCCGCGACCCACGACCCCGACGCCTACGACGACCCGGACTGGCCCCCGCCGCCGGACGACGACGAGGCGTTCGCCGACGATCCGCAGTTCGCCGACGATCCGCAGGACGAGGACCCCGAGGACTGGGACTCCTGGACCACGGACCGCCCCACCCCGGCCATCCCGCACCAGGCGCAACCCCCGGAGCCCGCCGCCGGCCGCCCCCAGCCCGCACAGCCGGCCCCCCTCACCCCTGAGGAGGCCCGCACCCTCGCCTCCTGGGACCGCGACCTCGACGCCCTCACCGGCGAGCTCCTGCGCGCCCGCACGAGCGTCACGGACGTACCCGTGCCCGCGTCACTGACCGCGTCCCAGCTGCTGCGCCTGGCCGCCGACCCGGACGGGTTCGCGCAGGAACTCGCGCGCCCCATGCCGCGCCCCCCACAACCCGCCGCACGTCGGGGCACCCGATTCCACGCCTGGGTCGAAGCCCGCTTCGAGGAACTGACGCTGCCCATGCTGGAGCCCGACGACCTCCCCGGCACCGAGGCCGAGATCGCCGACGAGCGTGACCTGGAAGCCCTCAAGGACGCCTTCGAACGCACCGAGTACGCCCACCGCACGCCCTACCGCGTCGAGGCCCCCTTCCAGCTCGCGATCGCCGGCCGCGTCGTACGGGGCCGCATCGACGCCGTCTACCGGACCGGCGAGGGCGAGGAGGCGACGTACGAGATCGTCGACTGGAAGACCAACCGCACCCGCACCGCCGACCCGCTCCAGCTCGCCCTGTACCGGCTCGCCTGGGCCGAGCAGCAGGGCGTACCCCTGGAGTCCGTCGACGCCGCGTTCCTGTACGTCCGCACCGGCGAGGTCGTACGCCCGGACGACCTCCCGGGCCGTGAGGCCCTGGAGCGACTGCTCGGCGAAGAGCCCGTCGCCGAGGTGAAGTGTGAGGAACCGCCCAACCAGGATGTCGGTGCGGGCCGATAG